A window from Streptomyces sp. NBC_00271 encodes these proteins:
- a CDS encoding alpha/beta hydrolase: protein MPDDAAARDAAEEASAFSHPPVDPDVTATYGDHPDQLIDFYTPREPDPEVPAPLVIVLHGGAWRAPYDRRHITPFADFLARRGFAVANVEYRRGAAIPAQGGEGPVAGRWPDTFDDIAAALDALPALAREHLPRADLRRTVITGHSAGGHLALWAAARHVLPADAPWRTDRPAPLRGVVALAPIADFTVAEKLNVCSGASRQLLGGEARFAERQPYADPAFLLPTGIATTLVQGRTDVIVPEAVAESYAEAAARAGEVVGLTLLEDVGHFPLIDPAADACAVVAEEIAQLAW, encoded by the coding sequence ATGCCGGACGACGCCGCAGCACGGGACGCCGCCGAGGAGGCCTCGGCCTTCTCCCACCCGCCGGTCGACCCCGACGTCACCGCCACGTACGGCGACCATCCCGACCAGCTGATCGACTTCTACACCCCGCGCGAACCCGACCCCGAGGTCCCCGCCCCGCTGGTGATCGTCCTGCACGGCGGCGCCTGGCGCGCCCCGTACGACCGTCGCCACATCACCCCGTTCGCGGACTTCCTGGCCCGCCGGGGCTTCGCCGTGGCCAACGTGGAGTACCGCCGGGGCGCCGCGATCCCCGCGCAGGGCGGCGAGGGCCCGGTCGCGGGCCGCTGGCCGGACACCTTCGACGACATCGCGGCCGCACTCGACGCGCTGCCGGCGCTCGCCCGCGAGCACCTGCCGAGGGCGGACCTCCGCCGCACGGTGATCACCGGCCACTCGGCCGGCGGCCACCTCGCCCTGTGGGCCGCCGCGCGCCACGTCCTGCCCGCCGACGCTCCTTGGCGCACCGACCGCCCCGCCCCGCTGCGCGGTGTCGTGGCCCTCGCTCCGATCGCGGACTTCACGGTCGCCGAGAAACTGAACGTCTGCTCCGGCGCATCCCGCCAACTCCTCGGCGGCGAGGCCAGGTTCGCGGAGCGGCAGCCGTACGCCGACCCGGCGTTCCTGCTCCCCACCGGCATCGCCACGACCCTCGTGCAGGGCCGTACCGACGTCATCGTCCCGGAGGCGGTCGCCGAGTCGTACGCGGAGGCGGCGGCGAGGGCGGGCGAGGTGGTCGGCCTGACGCTCCTGGAGGACGTGGGCCACTTCCCGCTGATCGACCCGGCGGCGGACGCGTGCGCGGTGGTGGCCGAGGAGATCGCCCAACTGGCTTGGTAG
- a CDS encoding TetR/AcrR family transcriptional regulator, giving the protein MSAESGTVGRGEPDAVGSGEPGTVRPGVPGTVRPGGRTARVRAAVLRAAGDVLAEEGFAHLDLADVARRAEVGKTTVYRRWGSVTGLVADLLSDMAEQSSPRAETGSVLGDLRANAALVRRTLADPRQGALFRAVIAAATCDARTAEALRRFYDVRVGEWVPCVEDGVARGELPVGTDAAMVVRAVSAPLYYSLLTVGVVPDEGAAVRAAEGAFAAAVAGVYVVGE; this is encoded by the coding sequence ATGTCCGCCGAGTCCGGCACCGTGGGTCGTGGCGAGCCTGATGCCGTGGGTTCTGGTGAACCCGGCACCGTACGTCCTGGTGTACCCGGCACCGTACGTCCTGGTGGGCGTACCGCCCGGGTTCGTGCGGCCGTGTTGCGCGCCGCGGGGGATGTACTCGCCGAGGAGGGGTTCGCGCATCTCGATCTCGCCGATGTGGCGCGGCGGGCGGAGGTCGGGAAGACGACGGTGTACCGGCGGTGGGGGTCGGTGACGGGGCTCGTCGCCGATCTGCTGAGTGACATGGCGGAGCAGTCGTCGCCGCGTGCGGAGACCGGGTCCGTACTCGGTGATCTGCGGGCCAACGCCGCGTTGGTGCGGCGGACGCTGGCCGATCCTCGGCAGGGGGCGTTGTTTCGGGCCGTGATCGCCGCGGCGACGTGCGATGCGCGTACGGCGGAGGCGTTGCGGCGGTTCTATGACGTGCGGGTGGGTGAGTGGGTGCCGTGTGTCGAGGACGGGGTGGCTCGGGGGGAGTTGCCCGTGGGGACCGATGCGGCGATGGTCGTGCGGGCGGTGTCGGCGCCGCTGTATTACTCGTTGCTGACGGTTGGGGTGGTGCCGGACGAGGGGGCTGCCGTGCGGGCGGCGGAGGGGGCGTTTGCTGCGGCGGTGGCGGGGGTGTACGTCGTTGGGGAGTGA
- a CDS encoding acyltransferase family protein gives MGEGARRIDAATPAERDRAVDALRAFAILGVVLGHWLVTALVADGGALHTASPLQHMPWLAPISWVFQTLAVFFLVGGHVATKSYASARARGTTYGRWLRARLTRLFKPVAAVLTLWTVATVGLLASGTGVGTVHTLVKLALSPLWFLLVFAGLTAATPLLTRLNPLWPLAVVLHVDLMRFGLGGPSWLGWVNVAAGWMVPYTLGAAWTRGELDRRRAGWVLLLCGAAATAALVTWAGYPASMVGVPGAAVSNLNPPTLAAVTFGVAQCGLALLLREPLRRWLRRPLAWAVVALVNLSAMTIFLWHQTSMMAVTALGLLVGRLPGLHMVPDGLGWVAARLAWLPVFAFALGVCWVAFRSYEQGPRRRSGRPSRVVRVHRRGGQAGSRTARRA, from the coding sequence ATGGGAGAAGGCGCCCGCCGTATCGACGCCGCGACCCCCGCGGAGCGGGACCGCGCGGTCGACGCCCTGCGTGCCTTCGCGATCCTCGGCGTGGTCCTGGGCCACTGGCTGGTGACGGCCTTGGTCGCGGACGGCGGCGCGCTGCACACGGCGAGCCCGTTGCAGCACATGCCGTGGCTGGCCCCCATCTCCTGGGTCTTCCAGACGCTCGCGGTGTTCTTCCTGGTCGGCGGCCATGTGGCGACGAAGAGCTACGCGTCGGCGCGGGCGCGCGGCACGACGTACGGACGGTGGCTGCGCGCCCGCCTCACGCGGCTCTTCAAACCCGTGGCCGCGGTGCTGACCCTCTGGACGGTGGCCACCGTCGGCCTGCTCGCGTCGGGCACGGGAGTCGGCACGGTCCACACCCTCGTCAAACTCGCCCTGTCCCCGCTGTGGTTCCTCCTGGTCTTCGCGGGACTGACGGCCGCCACGCCCCTGCTCACCCGGCTCAACCCGCTGTGGCCGCTGGCCGTCGTTCTCCATGTGGACCTGATGCGCTTCGGACTGGGCGGCCCGTCCTGGCTCGGCTGGGTGAACGTGGCGGCGGGCTGGATGGTCCCGTACACGCTGGGCGCGGCCTGGACGCGCGGCGAGTTGGACCGACGGCGTGCGGGCTGGGTGCTGCTCCTGTGCGGCGCGGCGGCGACCGCGGCGCTGGTGACGTGGGCCGGCTACCCGGCGTCGATGGTCGGCGTCCCGGGCGCGGCGGTCTCGAACCTGAACCCGCCGACGCTGGCCGCGGTCACCTTCGGCGTGGCCCAGTGCGGCCTCGCTCTTCTGCTGCGCGAGCCGTTGCGCCGGTGGTTGCGGCGGCCCCTGGCGTGGGCTGTGGTGGCCCTGGTCAATCTGTCGGCGATGACGATATTCCTCTGGCACCAGACGTCCATGATGGCGGTCACCGCCCTGGGCCTGCTGGTGGGAAGGCTGCCCGGTCTGCACATGGTTCCCGACGGTTTGGGCTGGGTGGCTGCCCGCCTCGCCTGGCTTCCGGTCTTCGCCTTCGCGCTCGGCGTCTGCTGGGTCGCCTTTCGCTCCTACGAGCAGGGTCCGCGCCGCCGGTCCGGCCGTCCCTCCCGGGTCGTCCGCGTCCACCGTCGTGGTGGTCAGGCGGGGTCGCGAACGGCCCGCCGTGCCTAG
- a CDS encoding tryptophan 2,3-dioxygenase family protein, whose product MSSQQARPVEAQEPETPHLDFQGTTPYEDYVQADVLTHLQHTLSDDPGEMVFLVTTQVMELWFTVIVHEWETAANALREDRVPVAVAALKRSVRELEALNASWRPLAQLTPAQFNSYRSALGEGSGFQSAMYRRMEFLLGEKSASMLVPHRGAPRVHAELEKALHEPSLYDEVLRLLARRGHAVPKSVLVRDVSRRYESSPEVEAVWTALYAGDEHDELARLGEALTDVAELVWRWRNDHLVATRRAMGAKTGTGGSAGVAWLEKRAQKNVFPELWTARSHV is encoded by the coding sequence ATGTCGTCCCAGCAGGCTCGGCCCGTCGAGGCCCAGGAGCCCGAGACCCCGCATCTCGACTTCCAAGGAACGACCCCGTACGAGGACTATGTCCAGGCGGACGTTCTGACCCACCTCCAGCACACCCTCTCCGACGACCCCGGAGAGATGGTCTTCCTGGTCACCACCCAGGTCATGGAGCTGTGGTTCACGGTCATCGTCCACGAGTGGGAGACCGCGGCGAACGCGCTCCGCGAGGACCGCGTGCCGGTCGCGGTGGCCGCGCTGAAGCGGTCCGTACGGGAGCTGGAGGCGCTGAACGCCTCCTGGCGGCCCCTCGCCCAGCTCACCCCCGCCCAGTTCAACTCGTACCGCTCGGCCCTCGGCGAGGGCTCCGGCTTCCAGTCCGCGATGTACCGCCGGATGGAGTTCCTGCTCGGCGAGAAGTCCGCGTCCATGCTGGTCCCGCACCGGGGCGCGCCGCGCGTGCACGCGGAACTGGAGAAGGCACTGCACGAACCGAGCCTCTACGACGAGGTCCTGAGGCTGCTCGCGCGCCGCGGCCACGCGGTCCCCAAGTCCGTGCTGGTCCGGGACGTGTCCCGGCGCTACGAGTCCTCGCCGGAGGTGGAGGCGGTGTGGACGGCCCTGTACGCGGGCGACGAGCACGACGAACTCGCCCGCCTCGGTGAGGCGTTGACGGACGTCGCCGAACTGGTGTGGCGATGGCGCAACGACCACCTTGTCGCGACGCGCCGCGCGATGGGCGCGAAGACGGGCACGGGCGGCTCCGCCGGGGTGGCCTGGCTGGAGAAGCGGGCGCAGAAGAACGTGTTCCCCGAGCTGTGGACGGCGAGGTCTCATGTCTGA
- a CDS encoding DUF3151 domain-containing protein codes for MTIHENLLGGPPPTHLPDDPEPRELLANGTAPADVAAKYPTSSLAWAQLADDAFERGSVVESYAYARTGYHRGLDSLRRNGWKGHGPVPWEHEPNRGFLRALHGLARAAQAIGEQEEYERCSQFLKDSSPTAAQTLG; via the coding sequence ATGACGATTCACGAGAACCTCCTCGGGGGCCCGCCCCCGACTCACCTCCCCGACGACCCGGAGCCGCGCGAGCTCCTCGCGAACGGCACGGCGCCCGCCGATGTCGCCGCCAAGTACCCCACCTCCTCGCTCGCCTGGGCCCAGCTGGCCGACGACGCGTTCGAGCGGGGCAGTGTCGTCGAGTCGTACGCGTACGCCCGAACGGGCTACCACCGGGGCCTGGACTCCCTGCGCCGCAACGGCTGGAAGGGCCACGGCCCGGTGCCCTGGGAGCACGAGCCGAACCGCGGCTTCCTGCGCGCCCTGCACGGCCTCGCCCGCGCCGCGCAGGCGATCGGCGAGCAGGAGGAGTACGAGCGCTGCAGCCAGTTCCTGAAGGACTCCTCGCCGACGGCGGCGCAGACGCTGGGCTGA
- the kynU gene encoding kynureninase: MSERSELRSELRSELGVRAAELDASDELAKLRAQFVLDDVVYLDGNSLGALPASVPGRVDDVVRRQWGEMRIRSWEESGWWTAPERIGDRIAPLVGAAPGQIVVGDSTSVNVFKALVGAVRLAALTSDGRDEIIVDATTFPTDGYIAASAARLTGCELRPVEPADVPSAVGPRTAAVLLNHVDYRTGRLHDLPALTSAIHDAGALAVWDLCHSAGALPVDLDAHGVDLAVGCTYKYLNGGPGSPAYLYVRSSLQPRFDSPLPGWNSHADPFGMSPAYEPAPGALRGRVGTPDILSMLALEAALEVWEGVSIDSVRTKSLALTDFFLECVEAYVPRGRVESLTPSHHAERGSQVALRCADAGEVMKRLIERGVVGDFRHPDVLRFGFTPLYVGFGDAERAARVLGETVSQGA; encoded by the coding sequence ATGTCTGAGCGGTCTGAACTGCGGTCCGAACTGCGTTCTGAGCTGGGTGTCAGGGCCGCCGAGCTGGACGCCTCCGACGAACTCGCCAAACTGCGCGCGCAGTTCGTCCTGGATGACGTGGTGTACCTCGACGGGAACTCACTCGGCGCGCTCCCGGCGTCGGTCCCTGGCCGAGTCGACGACGTCGTACGCCGCCAGTGGGGTGAAATGCGCATCCGCTCCTGGGAGGAGAGCGGCTGGTGGACGGCGCCGGAACGGATCGGCGACCGCATCGCGCCGCTGGTCGGAGCGGCCCCCGGCCAGATCGTGGTGGGCGACTCCACGAGCGTGAACGTCTTCAAGGCCCTGGTGGGAGCGGTCCGCCTGGCCGCGCTGACCTCCGACGGGCGTGACGAGATCATCGTCGACGCGACGACGTTCCCGACGGACGGCTACATCGCGGCGTCCGCGGCCCGCCTGACCGGCTGCGAACTGCGCCCCGTGGAACCGGCGGACGTTCCGTCGGCGGTGGGCCCCCGCACGGCGGCGGTGTTGCTGAACCACGTCGACTACCGCACCGGCCGTCTGCACGACCTCCCGGCCCTCACGTCCGCGATCCACGACGCGGGCGCCCTGGCGGTCTGGGACCTGTGCCACAGCGCCGGGGCACTGCCGGTGGACCTCGACGCCCACGGGGTCGACCTGGCCGTCGGCTGCACATACAAGTACCTGAACGGAGGCCCGGGCTCCCCCGCGTACCTCTACGTCCGTTCCTCCCTCCAGCCCCGTTTCGACTCCCCGCTCCCCGGCTGGAACTCCCACGCCGATCCCTTCGGCATGAGCCCCGCCTACGAACCGGCCCCGGGCGCCCTGCGGGGCCGCGTCGGCACCCCGGACATCCTCTCCATGCTGGCCCTGGAGGCCGCGCTGGAGGTGTGGGAGGGCGTCTCGATCGACTCCGTCCGCACCAAGTCCCTGGCCCTGACCGACTTCTTCCTGGAATGCGTCGAGGCGTACGTCCCCCGGGGTCGCGTCGAGTCCCTGACCCCCTCCCACCACGCCGAACGCGGCAGCCAGGTCGCCCTGCGCTGCGCGGACGCGGGCGAGGTGATGAAGCGCCTGATCGAACGGGGCGTCGTGGGCGACTTCCGCCACCCCGACGTCCTCCGCTTCGGCTTCACCCCCCTGTACGTGGGTTTCGGGGACGCGGAACGGGCGGCGCGGGTGCTGGGGGAGACGGTGAGCCAGGGGGCGTAG
- a CDS encoding alpha/beta hydrolase has protein sequence MELRGKPTAAGRAKAARTTPPDPALERPIPPQPPKPPPTPRARFLRRLGRTLLAALVTAAVVVPVSAAARPRIPAPAPAALAPPTTATLDKAYTANRANAEEASRMAAAHGDRTRAAADHAMAAPSRHFLTFDGRGQGLAVEVLGDLAHADRVAVLVPGSDTTLETYGRFRAGAAALQDHLDSLDHHHGAHGAHGSTSRPHTAVVAWLGYETPGTVSTTVLTTGRAEDAAPPLKRFIHELRGVVGEKAHVSLLCHSYGTVVCGRAARGLDVDDIALVGSPGTGADSVSALRTSARIWAARGADDWIVNVPHVHADLFGTTVGFGADPVSPAFGARVFAAGTGGHSDYFKPGSVSLDNLARIVLGDTSEVTRA, from the coding sequence ATGGAGCTCCGGGGGAAGCCGACCGCGGCGGGAAGGGCGAAAGCCGCCCGAACAACACCACCTGATCCGGCTCTTGAGCGGCCCATTCCACCTCAGCCACCCAAGCCACCCCCCACCCCCCGCGCCCGATTCCTCCGGCGCCTGGGCCGCACCCTGCTCGCCGCCCTGGTCACGGCCGCCGTGGTCGTCCCCGTCTCCGCCGCGGCCCGCCCCCGGATCCCCGCCCCGGCCCCCGCCGCCCTCGCCCCGCCGACGACAGCGACGCTGGACAAGGCGTACACGGCGAACCGGGCGAACGCCGAGGAGGCGTCCCGCATGGCCGCCGCCCACGGCGACCGCACCCGCGCCGCCGCGGACCACGCCATGGCCGCCCCCTCCCGCCACTTCCTCACCTTCGACGGCCGCGGCCAGGGACTGGCCGTCGAGGTCCTCGGCGACCTCGCCCACGCCGACCGCGTCGCGGTCCTGGTCCCGGGTTCCGACACGACCTTGGAGACCTACGGCCGCTTCCGAGCAGGAGCGGCAGCCCTCCAGGACCACCTCGACAGCCTCGACCATCACCACGGAGCCCACGGAGCCCACGGATCCACCTCGCGTCCGCATACGGCGGTCGTCGCCTGGCTCGGCTACGAGACACCGGGCACGGTCAGCACCACGGTCCTGACGACCGGCCGCGCCGAGGACGCGGCCCCGCCGCTGAAGCGGTTCATACACGAACTGCGGGGCGTCGTCGGCGAGAAGGCGCACGTCTCCCTGCTCTGCCACTCGTACGGCACGGTCGTCTGCGGCCGCGCGGCACGCGGGCTGGACGTGGACGACATCGCCCTCGTCGGCAGCCCGGGCACCGGCGCGGACTCCGTGTCGGCACTGCGCACCTCCGCCCGGATCTGGGCGGCCCGAGGCGCCGACGACTGGATCGTGAACGTGCCGCACGTCCACGCCGATCTCTTCGGCACCACCGTCGGCTTCGGCGCCGACCCGGTGTCCCCGGCCTTCGGCGCCCGCGTCTTCGCGGCGGGCACCGGCGGCCACAGCGACTACTTCAAACCGGGCTCCGTGTCCTTGGACAACCTCGCCCGGATCGTCCTCGGAGACACCTCGGAGGTAACCCGTGCGTGA